The following proteins are encoded in a genomic region of Xenopus laevis strain J_2021 chromosome 3L, Xenopus_laevis_v10.1, whole genome shotgun sequence:
- the LOC121401083 gene encoding regulatory protein zeste-like — protein sequence MGAKLCNILHRHRHTETVDINQSFDACEPWVSICFSGMKQELLRDIRKEMRIAAGAQKLYLVTKDRQTKAQVKELRNISERKVKALFSSLHKLNVQLAQREAENSPDAVLETTRDTDVNFPAPEITAPEVQVISDPASDSSQHQHDESSEEPVPEIEQPPEQPSDRDLPVEDTNEEAEEEAESVVEEDPVQQQQQNEEER from the exons ATGGGCGCCAAACTGTGCAACATCCTGCACCGGCACCGGCATACTGAG ACTGTTGACATCAATCAGTCTTTTGATGCTTGTGAGCCTTGGGTGAGTATTTGCTTTTCAGGTATGAAGCAGGAGCTGCTGAGAGACATCCGGAAGGAGATGAGGATAGCAGCAGGGGCGCAAAAGCTGTACCTTGTCACCAAGGACAGACAGACCAAAGCCCAAGTGAAGGAGCTGAGGAACATCAGTGAGAGGAAGGTGAAAGCCCTTTTCTCCTCTCTCCACAAGCTCAATGTGCAGCTAGCTCAGAGGGAAGCAGAGAATTCTCCAG ATGCAGTTCTGGAGACTACAAGGGACACCGATGTCAACTTCCCTGCACCAGAGATCACTGCGCCTGAGGTTCAGGTCATTTCAGACCCCGCCAGTGATTCATCACAA CATCAACATGATGAATCATCTGAGGAACCTGTTCCAGAGATAGAACAGCCGCCTGAACAACCATCTGACAG ggacttacCTGTAGAAGATACAAATGAGGAGGCTGAGGAAGAGGCAGAATCTGTTGTTGAAGAAGATCCagtgcaacaacaacaacagaatgAGGAAGAAAGGTAA